Proteins from one Aureimonas sp. SA4125 genomic window:
- the atzF gene encoding allophanate hydrolase, whose translation MTALPAVLDFAALRSFYATGGTPLAMVEEVIRRMVGSGDPAIFITPVAPEALREAARTLMARAPEPGSLPLWGLPFAAKDNIDVAGLPTTAACPAFAYDPASDATVIARLTAAGALLVGKTNLDQFATGLNGSRSPYGAPRSVFDADYVSGGSSSGSAVAVASGLAAFALGTDTAGSGRVPAAFNNLVGIKPSPGRIPTTGVVPACRSIDVVTVFAASVADGIAVRRIAEGFDPSDEYSRTFDDIALPTRLRIGVLRSEEREFFGNDAYAALYEEAIERAKTLGAEIVEFDYRPFRLAAALLYEGPWVAERFAAVKEFIGIHADAMDPTVRRIIEGARGMTAVDAFEGQYKLAAYRRQAEAEWAKVDALLLPTSPDIQTVDAMLADPIALNARFGRFTNFANFFGCAAIAVPAGFTSAGLPFGVQLVAPGDTDEALAVFADRMHAAAATGAGLARDLPTPPLPTPSETGRIAVAVVGAHLTGMPLNHQLTSRKARFLREDRTAPDYRLYALAGTVPAKPGLVREPGFAGPGLIVEIWSLDAAGFGSFVAEIPQPLGIGKLTLADGSCVSGFIAEPAAVSGATEVTAFGGWRAYVASLAP comes from the coding sequence ATGACCGCCCTGCCCGCCGTTCTCGACTTCGCCGCGCTGCGATCCTTCTACGCCACGGGCGGCACGCCGCTCGCGATGGTCGAGGAAGTGATCCGGCGCATGGTAGGCTCGGGCGATCCGGCGATCTTCATCACCCCGGTTGCCCCGGAGGCCCTGCGGGAGGCGGCGCGCACCTTGATGGCGCGTGCGCCGGAGCCGGGTTCGCTGCCGCTCTGGGGGCTACCTTTCGCTGCCAAGGACAATATCGACGTCGCCGGCCTGCCGACGACGGCCGCCTGTCCGGCTTTTGCCTACGATCCCGCAAGTGATGCGACGGTCATCGCGCGGCTGACGGCAGCCGGCGCGCTCCTCGTCGGCAAGACCAATCTCGACCAGTTCGCCACGGGCCTGAACGGCAGCCGTTCGCCCTATGGCGCGCCGCGCTCCGTCTTCGATGCCGACTACGTCTCCGGCGGTTCCAGTTCCGGCTCGGCCGTCGCCGTGGCGTCAGGCCTTGCCGCCTTTGCGCTCGGCACCGACACGGCCGGTTCCGGCCGGGTGCCGGCGGCCTTCAATAACCTCGTCGGCATCAAGCCCTCGCCCGGGCGGATCCCGACGACGGGCGTGGTGCCGGCCTGCCGCAGCATCGATGTCGTCACCGTGTTCGCGGCGAGCGTCGCCGACGGCATCGCGGTTCGCCGGATCGCCGAAGGGTTCGATCCGAGCGACGAATACAGCCGGACATTCGACGACATCGCCCTGCCGACACGGCTCCGGATCGGCGTGCTCAGGTCGGAGGAGCGCGAGTTCTTCGGCAATGACGCCTATGCCGCGCTCTATGAGGAGGCGATCGAGCGGGCGAAGACCCTGGGCGCCGAGATCGTCGAGTTCGACTATCGCCCGTTCCGCCTGGCGGCCGCCCTCCTTTATGAAGGACCCTGGGTGGCCGAGCGATTTGCGGCGGTGAAGGAATTCATCGGGATCCACGCGGACGCCATGGATCCGACGGTGCGACGGATCATCGAGGGCGCCAGAGGCATGACCGCGGTCGATGCCTTCGAGGGGCAGTACAAGCTTGCAGCCTACAGGCGGCAGGCGGAAGCCGAATGGGCCAAGGTCGACGCGCTGCTGCTGCCGACATCGCCCGACATCCAGACGGTCGACGCGATGCTGGCCGATCCCATCGCCCTGAATGCCCGCTTCGGTCGCTTCACTAATTTCGCCAACTTCTTCGGCTGCGCCGCGATTGCGGTTCCCGCCGGCTTCACGTCGGCTGGTCTCCCCTTCGGCGTCCAGCTGGTCGCACCGGGGGATACGGACGAGGCACTCGCCGTCTTTGCCGACAGGATGCACGCGGCAGCCGCGACCGGCGCCGGCCTTGCCCGCGATCTCCCGACGCCACCGCTGCCGACGCCCTCGGAGACCGGGCGCATCGCCGTCGCCGTCGTCGGCGCGCATCTCACAGGCATGCCCCTCAACCACCAGCTGACCAGCCGCAAGGCGCGGTTCCTGCGCGAGGACCGCACCGCGCCCGACTACCGCCTCTACGCCCTCGCCGGAACGGTGCCGGCGAAACCCGGCCTCGTGCGCGAGCCGGGCTTTGCCGGTCCCGGCCTGATCGTCGAGATCTGGTCGCTGGATGCCGCAGGCTTCGGCAGTTTCGTCGCCGAGATCCCGCAGCCGCTGGGCATCGGCAAGCTGACGCTGGCCGATGGCAGCTGCGTTTCAGGCTTTATCGCCGAACCCGCGGCGGTATCGGGAGCGACCGAGGTGACGGCGTTCGGCGGCTGGCGCGCCTATGTCGCATCGCTCGCCCCTTGA
- the uca gene encoding urea carboxylase: MFRKVLIANRGEIVGRITRTLRQMGISSVAVASEADRFHRAVLDADEHLVIGPAPAGESYLCIEKILAACRRTGAEAVHPGYGFLSENAGFARILEAEGIAFIGPRPEHLEAFGLKHSARALAEAAGVPLLPGSGLLADLGAALEAAEAIGFPVILKSTAGGGGIGMQVCRDAADLSEKFANVQRMAQASFGDARVYLERFVATARHIEVQIFGNGKGQVTALGERDCSLQRRHQKVVEETPAPGISAGTRAALLDAAVRLGESVAYASAGTVEFVYDAEREDFAFLEVNTRLQVEHPVTEMVTGIDLVEWMIRQAAGEDVLAGHVPTAPQGAAIEVRLYAESALQDFRPSAGRLTAVNFPPASENVRVDGWIETGSDVTPFYDPMLAKIIVRGADRPAAIAALRSALEATTVAGIETNLGYLRAIARSDMFADGAVATSVLGDFPYRPEAIEVILPGAQTSLQELPGRLGLWHVGVPPSGPMDAVSFALANRAVGNAPETAALELTLSGPTLRFHADATMALAGAKMAARIADRPVAWGEPVLVSAGETLVLGGIEGPGQRTYLAVRGGLDAAEILGSRATFALGGFGGHATGTLKPGDILPFGGRPHVSEPAAQPLPLLSHAWTLAVVYGPHGAPDFFTEEDIATLFAATYEVHFNSARTGVRLIGPKPEWARADGGEAGLHPSNLHDNAYAIGALDFTGDTPIILGPDGPSLGGFVCPAVVAAEDLWKIGQLKPGDAVRFHPVPRPADPVAGPVIHARPDAGSAVLARNDGAAVPVVYRRQGDANLLVEYGAMSLDIGLRLRAEVLMRALQEARLAGVIDLTPGIRSLQVHYDPAVLSRARLLGALAEIEGGLPAIEDIVVPSRIVHLPLSWNDPDIQLAARKYQELVRPNAPWCPDNIEFIRRINGLADEAAVKRTIFDARYLVMGLGDVYLGAPVATPLDPRHRLVTTKYNPARTWTPENAVGIGGAYMCIYGMEGPGGYQLFGRTLQVWNAWRKTREFENPWLLRFFDQIRFYPVDGAELAEARVAFPHGAYPIRIEETAFRYRDHLTMLGTEGASITVAKRRQQEAFEAERQRWKADGIDDAVADAAFAPDPAELPAGCSALTTHVPGSVWKILVADGAIVEAGDTVAILESMKMEIAVPALQRGRVREIRTEPGRQLRAGDIIAVLEALT, from the coding sequence ATGTTCCGAAAGGTCCTCATCGCCAATCGCGGCGAGATCGTCGGGAGAATCACGCGGACGCTCCGGCAGATGGGCATCTCGTCGGTCGCCGTCGCGTCGGAGGCCGACCGTTTTCACCGTGCCGTCCTGGACGCGGACGAGCATCTGGTAATCGGTCCTGCGCCTGCAGGGGAAAGCTATCTCTGCATCGAAAAGATCCTCGCCGCGTGCAGGCGTACCGGCGCCGAGGCGGTGCATCCCGGCTACGGCTTCCTGTCGGAGAATGCCGGCTTCGCCCGGATACTCGAGGCGGAAGGCATCGCCTTCATCGGCCCCAGGCCTGAGCATCTCGAGGCATTCGGCCTGAAGCATTCGGCGCGGGCCCTGGCCGAGGCGGCGGGCGTCCCGCTGCTGCCGGGCTCGGGTCTTCTCGCCGATCTCGGCGCAGCGCTGGAAGCGGCCGAGGCAATCGGTTTTCCCGTGATCTTGAAGTCGACGGCCGGCGGCGGCGGCATCGGCATGCAGGTCTGCCGCGATGCGGCCGACCTGTCGGAAAAATTCGCCAATGTGCAGCGCATGGCGCAGGCGAGTTTCGGCGACGCGCGCGTCTATCTCGAGCGCTTCGTCGCCACCGCCCGCCACATCGAGGTGCAGATCTTCGGCAACGGCAAAGGCCAGGTGACAGCGCTCGGCGAGCGCGACTGCTCGCTACAGCGCCGCCACCAGAAGGTGGTCGAGGAAACGCCCGCGCCCGGCATCTCGGCGGGGACGCGCGCGGCGCTTCTCGATGCGGCGGTACGACTTGGTGAAAGCGTCGCCTACGCATCCGCCGGCACGGTCGAGTTCGTCTACGATGCCGAACGCGAGGATTTCGCCTTCCTCGAAGTGAACACGCGGCTCCAGGTCGAGCACCCCGTCACCGAAATGGTCACCGGCATCGACCTCGTCGAATGGATGATCCGGCAGGCCGCCGGCGAGGACGTGCTGGCGGGCCATGTGCCGACCGCACCCCAGGGCGCGGCGATCGAGGTCCGGCTCTATGCCGAGAGCGCGCTGCAGGATTTCCGCCCGAGCGCCGGACGGCTGACGGCGGTGAATTTTCCGCCGGCGAGCGAGAATGTCCGGGTCGACGGCTGGATCGAGACTGGCAGCGACGTCACGCCCTTCTACGATCCGATGCTGGCGAAGATCATCGTGCGTGGCGCGGATCGTCCCGCGGCCATCGCAGCCCTGCGGTCGGCGCTGGAGGCGACGACGGTCGCCGGGATCGAGACCAATCTCGGCTATCTCAGAGCCATCGCAAGGAGCGACATGTTCGCCGATGGCGCCGTCGCGACCTCGGTCCTCGGTGATTTCCCCTATCGGCCCGAGGCGATCGAGGTGATCCTGCCCGGCGCCCAGACGAGCCTGCAGGAACTGCCGGGCCGGCTCGGCCTCTGGCATGTCGGCGTGCCGCCGAGCGGGCCGATGGACGCGGTCTCCTTCGCCCTCGCCAATCGCGCCGTCGGCAATGCGCCGGAGACGGCCGCGCTGGAACTGACCCTGTCGGGGCCGACGCTCCGCTTCCACGCCGATGCCACGATGGCGCTCGCCGGCGCCAAGATGGCGGCACGGATCGCCGATCGCCCGGTGGCCTGGGGCGAGCCCGTCCTCGTGTCGGCCGGCGAGACGCTGGTGCTCGGCGGCATCGAGGGGCCGGGACAGCGGACCTATCTTGCCGTGCGCGGCGGCCTCGATGCCGCAGAAATCCTCGGATCGCGCGCGACTTTCGCGCTCGGCGGTTTCGGCGGCCATGCGACCGGCACGCTGAAGCCCGGAGACATCCTGCCTTTCGGCGGGCGGCCACACGTTTCCGAGCCGGCAGCGCAGCCATTGCCGCTCCTCTCGCATGCCTGGACCCTTGCCGTGGTCTACGGCCCCCACGGCGCACCGGACTTCTTCACCGAAGAGGACATCGCGACGCTTTTCGCCGCGACCTACGAGGTGCATTTCAACAGCGCCCGCACGGGCGTCCGACTGATCGGGCCAAAACCCGAATGGGCGCGGGCCGACGGCGGGGAAGCAGGACTCCACCCGTCGAACCTGCACGACAACGCCTATGCCATCGGCGCGCTCGACTTCACCGGCGACACGCCGATCATTCTCGGGCCGGACGGGCCGAGTCTTGGCGGCTTCGTCTGCCCGGCCGTGGTCGCGGCCGAGGATCTCTGGAAGATCGGTCAGCTGAAGCCGGGAGACGCCGTCCGCTTCCACCCCGTCCCCCGCCCGGCCGATCCGGTGGCCGGGCCCGTCATCCACGCCCGACCGGACGCCGGCTCCGCGGTTCTTGCGCGCAACGACGGGGCTGCCGTCCCCGTCGTGTACCGGCGCCAGGGCGACGCAAACCTCCTCGTCGAATACGGCGCCATGTCGCTCGACATCGGCCTGCGCCTCCGGGCTGAAGTGCTGATGCGCGCTTTGCAGGAGGCGCGGCTGGCGGGCGTGATAGACCTGACGCCGGGCATCCGCTCGCTGCAGGTGCATTACGACCCCGCGGTCCTCTCACGGGCAAGACTGCTGGGTGCGCTGGCGGAAATCGAAGGGGGGCTGCCGGCGATCGAGGACATCGTGGTCCCGAGCCGCATCGTCCATCTGCCGCTGTCCTGGAACGATCCCGACATCCAGCTGGCGGCGCGAAAGTATCAGGAGCTCGTCAGGCCGAACGCACCCTGGTGCCCCGACAACATCGAGTTCATCCGGCGCATCAACGGCCTTGCGGACGAGGCAGCCGTCAAGCGCACGATCTTCGACGCCCGCTATCTCGTGATGGGGCTCGGCGACGTCTATCTCGGCGCGCCGGTGGCGACGCCCCTCGACCCGCGCCACCGGCTGGTGACGACGAAATACAATCCGGCCCGCACCTGGACGCCGGAAAACGCCGTGGGCATCGGCGGCGCCTACATGTGCATCTACGGGATGGAGGGTCCGGGCGGCTACCAGCTGTTCGGTCGGACCCTCCAGGTCTGGAACGCCTGGCGGAAAACGAGGGAGTTCGAGAACCCCTGGCTCCTGCGCTTCTTCGACCAGATCCGCTTCTACCCCGTCGACGGGGCGGAACTGGCCGAGGCGCGCGTGGCGTTTCCGCATGGGGCCTATCCCATCCGGATCGAGGAAACGGCGTTTCGCTACCGCGATCATCTGACGATGCTTGGCACCGAAGGCGCGTCGATCACGGTCGCCAAGCGCCGCCAGCAGGAGGCTTTCGAGGCGGAGCGCCAGCGCTGGAAGGCGGACGGCATCGACGACGCGGTCGCCGATGCGGCCTTTGCGCCCGACCCCGCCGAATTGCCGGCCGGTTGCTCGGCGCTGACGACGCATGTGCCGGGAAGCGTCTGGAAGATCCTCGTCGCCGACGGCGCTATCGTCGAGGCGGGCGACACGGTCGCGATTCTGGAGTCGATGAAGATGGAGATCGCCGTCCCCGCACTCCAGCGCGGACGAGTCCGTGAGATCCGCACCGAGCCCGGCCGGCAATTGCGTGCCGGCGACATTATTGCCGTTCTGGAGGCTTTGACATGA
- a CDS encoding urea amidolyase associated protein UAAP2, with protein sequence MPPIFDGSPSHVPLPRLDHVVPARAPWSGIVRQGETLRLVDSFGQQAVDTLFYRADDFGERYSAQDTLRAQGAAYLGTGTKLLSNEGRVMLTITADSCGRHDTSAGACSCESNTARFGEETRYLHSCRENFLLEVSRQGMSKRDIVPNINFFMNVPIDPAGDLVIADGLSEPGGTVEMVAAMDVLCVISNCPQVNNPCNGFDPTPIRVQIFPPEGL encoded by the coding sequence ATGCCCCCGATCTTCGACGGCTCCCCCTCTCATGTACCCCTGCCCCGCCTCGACCATGTCGTTCCCGCGCGCGCTCCCTGGTCCGGCATCGTGCGCCAAGGCGAGACGCTGCGCCTTGTCGACAGCTTTGGGCAGCAGGCGGTCGATACGCTCTTCTACCGCGCCGACGACTTTGGCGAGCGCTACAGCGCGCAGGATACGCTGCGGGCGCAAGGCGCTGCCTATCTCGGCACCGGCACAAAACTCCTCTCCAACGAGGGCCGGGTCATGCTGACCATCACCGCCGATAGCTGCGGCCGGCACGACACGTCTGCCGGCGCCTGCTCCTGCGAATCCAACACCGCCCGGTTCGGCGAGGAGACACGCTATCTCCATTCCTGCCGCGAAAACTTCCTGCTCGAGGTCTCGCGCCAAGGCATGAGCAAGCGTGACATCGTGCCGAACATCAACTTCTTCATGAACGTGCCGATCGACCCGGCCGGCGATCTCGTCATCGCCGACGGCCTGTCGGAACCCGGCGGCACGGTCGAGATGGTGGCGGCGATGGACGTCCTCTGCGTCATCTCCAACTGTCCGCAGGTCAACAATCCCTGCAACGGCTTCGATCCGACCCCGATCCGCGTCCAGATCTTCCCGCCCGAAGGTCTCTGA
- a CDS encoding urea amidolyase associated protein UAAP1 produces the protein MPQTEDARAATAEHRRRYDALKSAGTGVSPEALPGPTAPDAVPIDPATVVGRETIPGGWYAPLRLKRGETLRLVDVEGTAAASLLAWNAADPSERLNHADTMKIQWSARLRKGRVIFSDMGRVLLSITEDTSAAHDALAGGSTAASTLLRFGEGSFRNTRDNFIQGALKLGLSRRDIAPCVTFFAPVSVTADGALEWRNGGRQRGGFVDLRAEMDLLLVVSCAPHPLDPAPVYAPGPVEAIRFKGTEPGRDDLCRNASIEARRGFDNTLTYLAG, from the coding sequence ATGCCCCAGACCGAGGACGCCCGCGCCGCCACGGCCGAACACAGGCGCCGCTATGATGCGCTGAAATCGGCCGGAACCGGCGTTTCCCCGGAGGCCCTGCCCGGCCCGACGGCGCCGGACGCAGTCCCGATCGATCCCGCGACCGTGGTCGGCCGCGAGACCATCCCCGGCGGCTGGTATGCGCCGCTGCGGCTGAAGCGCGGCGAGACGCTGCGGCTGGTCGATGTCGAGGGAACGGCCGCGGCCTCGCTTCTCGCCTGGAACGCGGCCGACCCGTCGGAGCGGCTGAACCATGCCGATACGATGAAGATCCAGTGGTCGGCGCGCCTTCGCAAGGGACGCGTGATCTTCTCCGACATGGGCCGCGTTCTCCTGTCGATCACCGAGGATACGAGCGCCGCGCATGACGCGCTCGCCGGCGGCTCGACCGCGGCCTCGACCCTGTTGCGGTTCGGCGAGGGGAGTTTCCGCAATACCCGCGACAACTTCATCCAGGGCGCGCTGAAGCTTGGCCTGTCGCGCCGTGACATTGCGCCCTGCGTCACCTTCTTCGCCCCGGTCTCGGTCACCGCTGACGGTGCGTTGGAATGGCGGAACGGCGGGCGGCAGCGAGGCGGGTTCGTCGACCTCCGGGCCGAAATGGATCTTCTTCTCGTCGTCTCCTGCGCGCCGCATCCGCTCGACCCCGCCCCCGTCTATGCGCCGGGACCCGTCGAGGCGATCCGCTTCAAGGGCACCGAGCCCGGTCGCGATGATCTCTGCCGCAACGCCTCGATCGAAGCCAGACGCGGCTTCGACAACACACTCACTTACCTCGCCGGCTGA
- a CDS encoding ATP-binding cassette domain-containing protein, translated as MSGTLSIRNVWKEFGDQVVLERIDLDIAPRAFVALVGPSGCGKTTFLRMLLSQERPTRGEILLNGRPLAAEAGPDRGVVFQRYSVFPHLTAVGNVMLAREFQTGGVLARLFGADRRRARDDAMALLVEVGLGGQEDKYPAQLSGGMQQRLALAQALMQRPKILLLDEPFGALDRGIRADIHALMRRIWNSADLTVVMVTHDLSEAFGLASRVVAFERPRDRPEERERYGATITRDIALWPPRLAAPLGTEVPPMAPPPPPARDDAATVFSPGRDDPALSA; from the coding sequence ATGAGCGGCACCCTCTCCATCCGCAACGTCTGGAAGGAGTTCGGCGACCAGGTCGTCCTCGAGCGCATCGATCTCGACATCGCGCCCCGCGCCTTCGTGGCGCTCGTCGGCCCGTCCGGCTGCGGCAAGACCACCTTCCTGCGCATGCTCCTCTCGCAGGAAAGGCCGACGCGGGGCGAGATCCTCCTGAACGGACGGCCTCTTGCCGCCGAGGCCGGTCCGGACCGTGGTGTCGTCTTCCAGCGCTATTCCGTCTTTCCGCACCTGACGGCGGTTGGAAACGTCATGTTGGCGCGCGAATTCCAGACCGGCGGCGTCCTCGCCCGGCTGTTCGGCGCCGACCGGCGCCGCGCGCGCGACGACGCCATGGCACTGCTTGTCGAGGTCGGTCTTGGCGGCCAGGAGGATAAATATCCGGCGCAGCTGTCGGGCGGCATGCAGCAGCGACTTGCCCTTGCGCAGGCGCTGATGCAGCGGCCAAAGATCCTTCTCCTCGACGAGCCCTTCGGCGCCCTCGACCGGGGCATCCGCGCCGATATCCACGCCCTGATGCGCCGGATCTGGAACAGCGCCGACCTCACCGTCGTGATGGTGACGCACGACCTGTCCGAGGCCTTTGGCCTGGCGTCGCGGGTGGTCGCCTTCGAGCGTCCGCGCGACCGGCCGGAGGAGCGCGAGCGCTACGGCGCGACGATCACCCGCGACATCGCGCTCTGGCCGCCGCGCCTCGCCGCACCGCTCGGCACGGAAGTCCCGCCAATGGCGCCACCGCCTCCCCCGGCCCGCGACGACGCGGCGACGGTGTTCTCTCCTGGCCGGGACGACCCGGCGCTTTCCGCCTGA
- a CDS encoding ABC transporter permease subunit: MRWINRRPSRTGALFLALLPFVLAILVYAVASEARLAANPADKLLPAFADLVDGVKRMAFTPDARSGDYLMWVDTLASLQRLLSALAIATIVGLVTGLVLGLLPLARATFAPFVAVVSMVPPLALLPILFILLGLGESAKITLITIGITPFLIRDLAARVEELPREQTIKAETLGSSSWQIALRVTLPQVLPRLLDSLRLSLGPAWLFLIAAEAIASESGLGYRIFLVRRYLSMEVILPYVAWITLLAFLMDLCLRRLQAKAFPWFAGRAG, translated from the coding sequence CTGCGCTGGATCAACCGGCGACCAAGCCGGACGGGCGCGCTGTTTCTGGCCCTCCTGCCGTTCGTCCTCGCCATCCTCGTCTATGCCGTCGCTTCCGAGGCGCGGCTGGCCGCCAATCCGGCGGACAAGCTGCTGCCGGCCTTTGCCGACCTCGTCGACGGTGTGAAGCGCATGGCGTTCACGCCCGACGCCCGCAGCGGCGACTACCTCATGTGGGTCGATACGCTGGCGAGCCTGCAGCGGCTCCTGTCGGCGCTCGCCATCGCCACGATCGTCGGCCTCGTCACGGGGCTCGTCCTCGGCCTCCTGCCGCTGGCGCGCGCGACCTTCGCGCCGTTCGTCGCGGTAGTGTCGATGGTGCCGCCACTGGCGCTGCTGCCGATCCTCTTCATTCTTCTCGGTCTTGGCGAGAGTGCCAAGATCACCCTCATCACCATCGGCATCACGCCTTTCCTCATCCGCGACCTTGCCGCCCGCGTCGAGGAGCTGCCGCGCGAGCAGACGATCAAGGCAGAGACGCTCGGCAGCAGCAGCTGGCAGATCGCCCTCCGGGTGACGCTGCCGCAGGTCCTGCCAAGGCTTCTGGATTCGCTGCGCCTGTCGCTCGGACCGGCCTGGCTGTTCCTGATCGCGGCCGAGGCCATCGCGTCGGAATCGGGGCTCGGCTACCGCATCTTCCTCGTCCGTCGCTACCTCTCGATGGAGGTGATCCTGCCGTATGTCGCCTGGATCACCCTCCTCGCCTTCCTGATGGATCTCTGTCTGCGCCGCCTTCAGGCAAAGGCCTTTCCCTGGTTTGCCGGGAGAGCCGGATGA
- a CDS encoding putative urea ABC transporter substrate-binding protein gives MRIKSLVSATLLAVALATAPTAAIAAEKTAFKLGWSIYVGWMPWGWADDTGIVKKWADKYGITIEVTQFNDYVESINQFTASDYDAVTLTNMDALSIPSAGGVDTSVVVINDYSNGNDMVIAKNAKDVAGLKGEKINLVELSVSEYLLVRALETAGLTSRDVTVVNTSDADMVAAAATPDVSTVVTWNPLASEIVAAGNGTAIFDSSKIPGEIMDLTVAKTEVLADNPAFGKALAGIWYETMGVMTAETPEGAAARAAMGASSGTDQKGFESQLSATNLFATPQAGLDFVNSADLSAKMDAVRQFLFAKGLFGAGAASADIVGIALANGDTLGDPANVKLRFDPVFMQAAADGKL, from the coding sequence ATGCGCATCAAATCCCTCGTATCCGCGACCCTTCTGGCTGTCGCGCTGGCCACGGCCCCCACCGCCGCGATCGCCGCGGAAAAGACCGCCTTCAAGCTCGGCTGGTCGATCTATGTCGGCTGGATGCCCTGGGGCTGGGCCGATGACACCGGTATCGTCAAGAAATGGGCCGACAAGTACGGCATCACGATCGAGGTCACGCAGTTCAATGACTACGTCGAGTCGATCAACCAGTTCACGGCGTCCGACTACGACGCCGTGACCCTTACCAACATGGACGCGCTGTCGATTCCCTCGGCTGGTGGCGTCGACACATCCGTGGTGGTGATCAACGACTATTCGAACGGCAACGACATGGTCATCGCCAAGAACGCCAAGGACGTGGCCGGCCTGAAGGGCGAGAAGATCAACCTCGTCGAGCTGTCGGTCTCGGAATATCTTCTCGTGCGCGCGCTCGAAACCGCCGGCCTGACGTCGAGGGACGTCACCGTCGTCAACACTTCCGATGCCGACATGGTCGCTGCCGCGGCGACGCCTGATGTCTCCACCGTCGTCACCTGGAACCCGCTGGCCTCCGAGATCGTCGCCGCCGGCAATGGCACGGCGATCTTCGATTCCTCGAAGATCCCGGGCGAGATCATGGACCTCACCGTGGCCAAGACCGAGGTCCTCGCCGACAATCCTGCCTTCGGCAAGGCACTGGCCGGGATCTGGTATGAGACCATGGGAGTCATGACCGCCGAAACGCCCGAGGGCGCCGCCGCCCGCGCCGCCATGGGTGCCTCCTCCGGCACGGATCAGAAGGGTTTCGAGTCGCAACTCTCGGCGACGAACCTGTTCGCGACGCCCCAGGCCGGCCTCGACTTCGTCAACAGTGCCGACCTCAGCGCCAAGATGGACGCCGTTCGCCAGTTCCTCTTCGCCAAGGGCCTGTTCGGCGCCGGTGCCGCTTCGGCCGACATCGTCGGTATCGCGCTCGCGAACGGCGACACGCTCGGCGATCCCGCCAACGTCAAGCTGCGCTTTGACCCGGTCTTCATGCAGGCCGCAGCCGACGGCAAGCTGTAG
- the ligD gene encoding non-homologous end-joining DNA ligase: MAPARDPRQPQLPLDPMPSRVEPCLALLASQPPIGRDWSFEVKWDGYRLAVHVEPQGVRILTRGGHDWTHRFPGIAAAAKALDVSTLILDGEAVVLDAEGRSDFGALQQALGGRSGKRAAGEALLYAFDLLYLDGMDLTGMALAERRHLLESLLSGQTGEVRLSEEIEADGAALLKIACQHGLEGIIAKHRDRPYRSGRQGDWVKIKCVRSESFAVIGYEPSTAMRGAIASLLLAARRGKDLVFVGSVGTGFSQDAARALKVRLDTLEISAPAATLPADASNRLVFARPDLVAEIEFRAWTSDGRLRHAAFKGLRDAADVGAVLEI; encoded by the coding sequence ATGGCGCCGGCGCGCGATCCGCGGCAGCCGCAGCTTCCGCTCGACCCGATGCCTTCGCGTGTCGAGCCCTGCCTCGCGCTGCTCGCGTCGCAGCCGCCGATCGGACGCGACTGGAGTTTCGAGGTAAAGTGGGACGGGTACCGCCTGGCCGTCCACGTCGAGCCGCAGGGCGTGCGGATCCTCACCCGCGGCGGGCATGACTGGACGCATCGGTTTCCCGGCATCGCGGCGGCAGCGAAAGCGCTCGACGTCTCGACGCTCATCCTCGACGGCGAGGCGGTGGTGCTGGACGCGGAGGGGCGCTCCGACTTTGGCGCGCTGCAGCAGGCGCTGGGCGGGCGCAGCGGCAAGCGCGCGGCGGGCGAGGCCCTCCTCTACGCCTTCGACCTCCTCTACCTCGACGGCATGGACCTTACCGGCATGGCCCTGGCGGAACGCCGGCATCTCCTCGAAAGCCTCCTTTCCGGGCAGACGGGAGAGGTCCGCCTGTCGGAGGAGATCGAGGCCGATGGCGCGGCCCTCCTGAAAATCGCCTGCCAGCATGGCCTGGAAGGGATCATCGCCAAGCACCGCGACCGCCCCTATCGCTCGGGCCGGCAGGGCGACTGGGTGAAGATCAAGTGCGTCAGGAGCGAGAGCTTCGCCGTGATCGGCTACGAGCCGTCGACCGCGATGCGCGGCGCCATTGCCAGCCTCCTTTTGGCCGCGCGGCGCGGGAAGGATCTCGTCTTCGTCGGTTCGGTCGGGACAGGCTTCAGCCAGGACGCGGCGCGCGCGCTGAAGGTGCGCCTCGACACACTCGAGATTTCAGCGCCGGCGGCGACGCTCCCGGCGGACGCCAGCAATCGGCTGGTGTTCGCGCGTCCCGATCTCGTCGCCGAGATCGAATTCCGGGCCTGGACCAGCGACGGGCGTCTGCGGCATGCCGCGTTCAAGGGCCTGCGCGACGCGGCGGATGTCGGCGCCGTGCTGGAGATCTGA